The following are from one region of the Bradyrhizobium sediminis genome:
- a CDS encoding Hsp33 family molecular chaperone — translation MTSQSPDMKTSQETPIRAPSAVPVDDAVLPFEVASLDLRGRLTRLGPALDDVLTKHDYPAPVGKLLGEAIVLTTLLGSSLKFDGRFILQTQTDGPVSFLIVDFQAPDRLRAYARYDPKRLKEGQDSGALLGKGHLAMTIDQGPDMSRYQGLVALDGGSLEDAAHEYFLRSEQIPTRVCLAVGEEWRGGGAGPKHRWRAGGVLLQFLPKAPERARQADLHPGDAPEGVAAHTVAEDDAWIEGQSLISTVEDIELIDPDLSGERLLYRLFHERGVRVFAPLPLRAQCSCSRDAVSAMLKSFAPDDRAAMVKDDKVVVTCEFCSSVYQFTPHEAGVEE, via the coding sequence ATGACGTCACAATCCCCCGACATGAAAACCTCCCAGGAAACCCCGATCCGCGCCCCCTCGGCGGTTCCGGTCGACGATGCGGTGCTGCCGTTCGAGGTCGCTTCACTCGATCTGCGCGGTCGTTTGACCCGGCTCGGCCCCGCTCTCGACGACGTCCTCACCAAGCACGATTATCCGGCCCCGGTCGGCAAGCTGCTCGGCGAGGCGATCGTGCTGACGACGCTGCTTGGCTCGTCGCTGAAATTCGACGGCCGCTTCATCCTGCAGACCCAGACCGACGGCCCGGTGTCGTTCCTGATCGTGGATTTCCAGGCCCCGGACCGCCTGCGTGCCTATGCGCGCTACGACCCAAAGCGGCTGAAGGAGGGCCAGGATTCCGGCGCGCTGCTCGGCAAGGGCCATCTCGCCATGACCATCGATCAGGGCCCGGACATGAGCCGCTATCAGGGGCTGGTAGCGCTGGACGGCGGCAGCCTCGAAGACGCCGCGCACGAATACTTTTTGCGTTCCGAGCAAATACCGACGCGGGTGTGTCTCGCCGTCGGCGAGGAATGGCGCGGTGGCGGCGCGGGACCGAAACACCGCTGGCGCGCCGGCGGCGTGCTGCTGCAATTCCTGCCCAAGGCGCCGGAGCGGGCGCGGCAGGCCGATCTGCATCCGGGTGACGCGCCGGAAGGCGTCGCCGCCCACACGGTGGCGGAAGACGACGCCTGGATCGAAGGCCAATCGCTGATCTCGACGGTGGAGGATATCGAGCTGATCGATCCGGATCTGTCCGGCGAGCGGCTGCTCTATCGTTTGTTCCACGAGCGCGGCGTTCGCGTGTTCGCGCCGCTGCCCTTGCGCGCGCAATGCTCCTGCTCGCGCGACGCGGTGTCGGCGATGCTGAAGAGCTTCGCACCCGATGACCGCGCCGCGATGGTGAAGGACGACAAGGTGGTGGTGACCTGCGAGTTCTGCTCGTCGGTCTACCAGTTCACCCCGCACGAGGCGGGGGTGGAGGAGTAG
- the argF gene encoding ornithine carbamoyltransferase yields MSKALRHFLDINELPPKELRNMLAASVAMKAKLKAHEKGKKPLEGKTLAMIFERPSTRTRVSFDVGMRQLGGESIMLTGAEMQLGRGETIADTARVLSRYVDAIMIRILNHDALLELAAHATVPVINGLTRRSHPCQVMADLMTFEEHRGPIEGRTVAWTGDDNNVLASWAHAAERFKFTLNVATPPQLAPNKAMKDWIKATQAPIVLGNDPEAAVRGADCVVTDTWVSMGDKDGEHRHNVLKPYQVNAKLMSLAKKDAVFMHCLPAHRGEEVTDEVIDGPQSVVFDEAENRLHAQKGILAWCFDAVA; encoded by the coding sequence ATGAGCAAGGCCCTTCGTCATTTCCTCGATATCAACGAGCTGCCGCCCAAGGAGTTGCGCAACATGCTGGCCGCCAGCGTCGCCATGAAGGCGAAGCTGAAGGCGCATGAGAAGGGCAAGAAGCCGCTTGAAGGCAAGACGCTGGCGATGATCTTCGAACGGCCTTCGACCCGCACGCGGGTGTCGTTCGACGTCGGCATGCGCCAGCTCGGCGGTGAATCGATCATGCTGACCGGCGCGGAGATGCAGCTCGGCCGCGGCGAGACCATCGCCGATACCGCGCGCGTGCTGTCGCGCTACGTCGACGCCATCATGATCCGCATCCTCAACCACGATGCGCTCTTGGAGCTCGCCGCCCACGCCACCGTGCCCGTGATCAACGGGCTGACGCGGCGCTCGCATCCCTGCCAGGTGATGGCAGATCTGATGACCTTCGAGGAGCATCGCGGCCCGATCGAGGGCCGCACCGTGGCCTGGACCGGTGACGACAATAACGTGCTGGCCTCCTGGGCGCATGCGGCGGAGCGCTTCAAGTTCACGCTCAACGTCGCCACCCCGCCGCAGCTGGCGCCGAACAAGGCGATGAAGGACTGGATCAAGGCGACGCAGGCGCCGATCGTGCTCGGCAACGACCCGGAGGCCGCCGTGCGCGGCGCCGACTGTGTCGTCACCGACACCTGGGTGTCGATGGGCGACAAAGATGGCGAGCACCGCCACAATGTGCTGAAGCCCTACCAGGTCAACGCCAAGCTGATGTCGCTGGCCAAGAAGGATGCGGTGTTCATGCATTGCCTGCCCGCGCATCGCGGCGAGGAAGTCACCGACGAGGTGATCGACGGCCCGCAATCGGTGGTGTTCGACGAAGCCGAAAACCGCCTGCACGCGCAAAAGGGTATTTTGGCCTGGTGTTTCGACGCGGTGGCGTGA